The DNA window taagtaatttgtaatattaggCAAGCAATTCGATATATGATTCCAAGATACAAAATCATAGATAATCAAGCAATATGTGATAAAATAAGCAAGCAAGTCTGACAATAATATATAGGCAAGCAATTTGGCGTAAATAATGTGCGATACGAAATCACATATAATCAAACAATCTACGATAAATAAGCAAGCAAGCGTGACATGTGGCATACTAAGATTGATCCTAAATCTTATAATCATAATTAATGATAGGTTGTCATTTCAATATaagttaattttattataatccTTGATCAATATTTCATATTGTCAATACTAATTTAAACAGGATTTTAGTCTTGTTTTAACCTTACAAATGCAACAAAATGAGCCCTTAAATTAGTCATAGGAATGGTATTGTGAGAATTGCGTTGTTTTTAAACAGTATTATCCAAACGAGTGTTTGATTGTAATCTTGAAAAGACAGTGTAATATGACAGCACTTAAATTCGGAAAGAAGTAAAAAATGATGGTGAAAATTCACATGattattgaatatggtctcaCTAGACTGGAGAGGGATATATAAAGAGAGAGTGATTGAAGATTCAGAGTTTGGTAGTGACGTTGATGTTCCTGAGCTTGGGAGGTTTGTTGGTTGCATCTTTGGGTACAATCACCGTAAGCACGCCGTTGTGGAGCTGCGCTTTGATCTGATCAAGCTTGACATCTTCAGGCAGCCCAATCTCTCTGTAGAACTCCCCTTTCCCATTTCCAAATGTATTCCTCTCCGCCACATGCCAAACGATGTCTTTCTCTTTGTCTTTAGCTTCCCCAAATTCAGCTTTCCCACCTTCACCTCTAATCACGAGTATGTTGCCGTTCTCAACCTGCACTTTCACATCCTCCTTGTTGTATCCTGCACTCAAAAGCCATAGTTAGTTACTAAATCGAATTCCAATTAAGTGAAGGAAgcgggggagagagagagagagagcaaacTGACCAGGAACGTTGATTTTGAAGAAGTGGGCGGTGGGGGATTCGAACCAGTCAAGGAGAGCCGTTGATCCGGGCGATGAGCGGTACACTGTGGGGCTCAGGATAAAGCGCCGGAAGGGATCGCCAAACACAGCCATAATCCAATCACTGCTATTTGTATCTATGGACTGCTATTTAAAATGATAAGGTCTACAAAGAGTAATCCTCCCTCCCGAAGCTTCCGAAGCATACATATATCCATCTATTTCGACTTCTATTATATTCTAGAGCATTCAAATTACATTTTCGCCctctgattttttatttaatatcgACAGCCGTACTTagcatttttttaatgtaattataAATTGACCAAgtccataaaaaaaactacttcaTAATACTATATTTTGTTCCCTATATTCATCATTACTTATCACATTTATCTCTGAAACAAACTATTCCATTCGTTCCATTGAAAatgactcacttttcttttaaatttattccaactaagttgacatattattaaaattaaaaatatatttatctctattttattatgTCTCTTACTCTCTTTATTTACACAAAAAATTAAGTTGCATAAATTTCATATCGTCCAATAAAAGGGTCATCTTCCTTAAGACAAATGAGTATAACATTGTTGTCTATTGTTGAATCTGAGAATTATCTTGCATGCTTCCTTAGCGGCAAACGGTGGAGTTGGGCCTAAGAAGAGACTGACTGAGATTCATAAACAATACTTACATTCTACATAGTTGAAGTAGTGACAAGTGAATACATGGAGATTCTATTAATTGCACACTAGGCTGAACAAAATATACAATCAGAATACAACTCGAATGGCTGACAAAAAAAGAGAGATGTTAGATTTGAACACAACATTAAGATTCACACCAGATTAAACAGAAGCATCAGAATCATCTTCTGAGGTGACTTCAGCCAATGCCTCATCCTCATCGTCCTCACTGCCGTACTCATCTATCTTAACTGTTGTCTTGGCTGCCATTTTTGACATTGCTGCTGTCTTACTCGCCCTTTGCGAACGAGTACCGATCACAGGAGTGTTGGGAACCACAGAAGTCGGAGAGCCTTCATCATTAGATGAAGAGTCTTTGTGTGCCCTTGCTCTTCTTCTAGTAGGTCTTGGCCGGATTGACTGAGGTGCTGGAGTAGGGGCCGCTTCCGTTGAATCGTCTTTTTCCAAGTTGAATGTTAGCTCCAGCTTCTCTATTAACATAAGAACAATAATAAGCAACAAAATATTAATTGAGATCATGAAACAGTACAAAGCTAGCTCCTATTTCTGGCTACTCCTCATCTCATTATACAGGCAGCACCTAAGTAGTGAGTTTAGTAGCTCTTGAGTTCGAGCCTATGCAAATCAAGTGGAATGAAATCCTTTACGTTACCTAAAATCTGAGAAGCTTGCTCAGATGACAATTGTTCGTCAGGATTTCTGTCTATTGCCTTTAGGTGTTCAGCCATATGCCTCAGTTCCTTTGTGAGATCTTTTTCAGCTGCTACAACTGCACTGGCTCGACTCAAAATCCGCCTCATCAGTTTTATAACTCCCTGTTCTGAAACTCGGAACTGAAGCAACACAAGTATTTTACAAAGAGCAGCCACGTATGATTTTTCTGCAGCTGTCTTCTTAGCATCGAAACTTGCCACCTGGATTAACAAAAACAATGAAATAATCATGTGAAACCAACAAATAGTAGCaggattaaaaattaaaaggaaaaaggaaaatgttaaAAGTAAAGACGTATATGCTGAAAAGGAACATGTAACGGATAAAGAAAGAACAGACAGAAAATAACTATTGAACATTAGATATTGACTTTTAGACCGCTTACAACTCTTCTAATGGTAATCTGCTATCACACCATGTGTATCGCTAAAGATAATGCAGGAAAATATATCTATCACCGGGATATCAGAGACGAGCCCTATTATGGGAATGCTAAGATCTCTATAGAAAAAACATGTTCTACTTTCTTTCATTAGAAACATGGAGCCTAAACCTGAAAGCTTCGAATATATGAGCCTGGCAaccaagaagaaaaaaatattataacatGTCAAAAATGTTGGGAATGCAAGAAAAATACAAGCTTCGTTATAGCATTTATATTCCCATTTCTCCTTTGGAAAAGATACTGCTAACTGAATTTACAAGCTTTGCCTTGTCAAAGCACACCATGTAATACCAAAACCAAGCATCGTAAACAGTCACATGAATAATTACAGTTGCAAGGATCACAATGAAATAAAAGCAATCAACTGAAGAAAGTCTTTAATATTTGAAACCACTTAATGGTATAATACAtagaataatgaaaaataagtaGCATACCTCTACTGCGATTCTAACAGCGAGCCCTTCCTCTTCACTCTCTAAATCAAGTGAGAGGCAAGTCTCTACGCTAGGATTCTCACTTTTATTCTCTTCTGTGCTTGTACTATCTTTAGCTAGTAAAGGAGCTTGAATCATTTGCAGCATAAAGCGTGATGCTTGGACAGCAATTTTACGCATGTTGGATACCATCATGGTGGATCCTGCAGCATTGCCATTGATTCCTGGCCACAAGGAACGCATAACTGGCATGAAAGCCTTTGCCAAACATTTCTGCAATTTGAGGGAAATGCTTTTATGagaaaaacaaaactaaaaaataatggCACACTTGTATGCTAATTGAGTAGAATATAGCAATGCTGCTACTGTATCAACTCAAACCTTGTGATTTATGGAGAGGGATGGATAATGCTCAAAGAAAACTGACAGACATTGTTTCAACCTACAAAGTATCAGGAAGTCAAACATTGTTCTCTTGTCGTATAAATAGGCCAACCAATCAATTGAGAGAAGTAACCAACCTTTGAAATTCCTCATTATCACTACTAAAGTACAGTCTGATGAGCTTGGCCAATATCAAATGATGTTTTGAAGTATGCGATCCAGGGAATTTATTGCTCAATAGTAGGATTTTTGCCAAACCTTCTCCAAGAACATCTTGAATTGATTGATGATCTTCAATCTCTTCTAAATCATCCCAATCATGTTCAAGTCCCACACACAACAGATCAAGCAGTTCAAAATTTGAATCCTCATGTCCTTCACCAAATTCAAACAGGGTAGAAGAAACTTCATCATCATGTATATCTGATGAGAGATTGCAGTTCATGACTTTATCCATTTCATCTGGGCCATGCCATATTGCAAGATCAAGTAATGCCTTCGCTGCCATTATTGATACAGTAGAGGGCCCTTTGACAAAAGAACATCTTAATTGCTTTCCTATATCCTCGTTAGGTTTTCTTTCTAACAAACCAAAAAGGCCAAGGCACCTAACAGAAGCCCTCTGGACATCCAGGTTGGAATGCTTTGCCTGTATGTAGTAGCCAACAACAAAACCCAGTTACTGCAGGTTAAGGGATAGTAATAGCAGTCAAACAATTGCAGCAAGCATACCACCCACATGGCAATAAAGCAAGAAATTAAAAGGGACAATAGAAGTCCAGGAGAAGCATACCCCTGGAAGCAATAGAGAATGAAGAATTTCAGTAGGATCAATTGCATTTCCCTGCATATGACGAAATGAAGTTGTGTTTTCCAAAAGAAGCCCAACCACGGCAAGACAGTGCAGCCACTTCTTCCAATCTGCCGTCCTCTCCCTGCAAGGCTGAGCAAGTTCTTCTACCACATTGAGAACAACCTCTTCAAACTCTCCTGCAGCTGCATGGACTTTTTTACATAATTCTGCTACAGCAGCAGCCCAATTTTTCTCCCCTCCTAAATTGAAACCATCTCCAATGATGACTTCATTTCCACTCTCATCCAATTCATGATCTAGGGCTTTATGCAACAAATCTTGAAGAAACACACTGGCCACTTTTCTATTCGAAACATCAGAGAAGTCAAGCATCGTGCCCAAAAGTAGCAGTTGCCGGGATACAAATCGGTAATTTGCCCCTGCAAGATTAGATAGCATAAAATGTCCAGCACTCGAGTTATGAATTAAAAAAACTGTCAGTCTGAAGTTCACCCACCAGCAACAATGTGCGCATTAACCAATTCAACATAATCAGAAACTGAGGCAGGAAGGATTCGGTCAAGAAGATCGTtgttgtgtgaagcttcctctgCATATACAGTTGATTCTGTGCCCATAGTCATGGCAGCATCGGAACCTTTTTTCTGATTGATAATGAGAAAAAAGTCAAGCAACTGAATAGAAATTGAACATACTGCTGCACTTCTTCAAATTTGGTGGAGAATATAATCCTGTCATTATTGATGCATGGTCATCGACTTTGTCACTTGGTTTTCAGCTTTTAGCATTATTAATTACTCCTATTAAAGTTCGATGAAAAATCAAGTGATAGGATAGGATATAGTAAAGTCTCAACTATATGTTTCAGGCACAAAGGAATTAACAATGAGATTATGAGGAGCGAAAAGAAGAAGACAAGAAATGCTTCTAAGATATACGTCCTAGCAGAGAGAAAGACATGATAATGAGCAGAGTGAAACCATTTAAGTGGTGAACATGTAAACCCACATTCAACATTGTCTAGCAGACCACAAGATTTTCACAACAGGTCATCTAACTCTCGATATAAATAACCATCTATAATAACATAACTTCAAATTATGTTAATCATCATCAAAGCATGCTTAGCATTTAGATTTTCCTCAGCTCACTTGTGCAAAAATATATGAATTGACACCTTTCCTATAAAATCAGCAAAAAATATCCAGGATCAACCAAATACTTAACACCGAATGCTTACATGGGCTTCTATGTTCAAGTGCCTACAAACCACTCTCCAGAAAACAGCAACTTCCGCATCCATTAGCTCAATGGAGTGACTGCAGTTTCCTCCTTCTGTATTGGAAGACATGTTAAGAGTGAACAAATTTACACGGCTTATACACAAGTATTGCATAATCAGAAAATTCAAGAAATAGAACCCTTACAGAGTTATAGTAATGTCCAAACTTCAGTAAGAGAGGTTTGATTTAGATTTTGGCtaatacttcctctgtcccacaagaatatgcactttccaatattggaaagtcttttctctctaatgaggtgtgactcattctccactaacaatactttatttattttttctctctacctttctcttagtttaccaattttacattaaaacccgtgctgaacccaaagtgtatattcttttaggacggagggagtattgagTACTGAAATTGACCTATCAGATTTTACATATCAACCATAACATTTTGCTAAATTTTAGCAAATCTTAAGTCACGGTGTCTCTGGGTGATGCAAAGACCTAAGAAATTAAAGTTCTGATAAATAATAACGACAACACCAACTTCTAAACCCTGTTATGATGTCCCACGAGGTCTTCTGGACTTAAAGAAAATTTGATTGCAATCAAACAGCCATAATTTTTGTGGTGAATCAAAATGATAACTGGGAGAAGAAACACTCAGTCACATACAAAAAAGTAAATCAAGCAACATGGCAATGCTCACCTTCAGCTGAGTCACCACCAGGTGCAATGAATTCCCGGAGAGTTTGGCCATCCTGCAGTTTAACTAATCCTGCTTTTAGAAGTGTGGACATAACTGTCTCCCCAACCGATTCATAGGTTtcaacatcaagaaatttaagCAGTTCAATAGGATCTCCATTGCAACACTTTTCATGCCATTCATCCTTCATCATCCTGAAGCACTCCTTTGCTACAGCTGCAGATCTCTCAGCAAGGCCCCTCTGGAGAATAGTTGCTctgagcttgatgctgaaataTAAGATAAGGAATATGCCGCAAAATAAGCACGTAGAATAtgtacttttatatatttaaatcagGATAATAGAAGCCAAACTGAATAGGCAGAAACCATGTTGGAAATGAAAAGAGAAACCATGCATCAGAGATGCACAGCAAGTGTAAATAAAATGCACAAGGTGAAACAAAAGACTAATTGACTAAATTACCTAAGGCTCTGTAATGGGAATTTGCTTGCTAGAACACAATATGCAGCTTTCCTGGCAGATTCGTTCACATCCAGAGTGCAATCAATTATCATTGATAGAGTCTCACTTGAAGGAGGCAAAGACAGCACAAGAATTTTACGAACATCCTGCAAATTTGTTACGGACTTACTCAAGTAACATACCATATGTAGAAATGTGCAGAAATAATTATTCTCCTTGAGCAGCATTAGAAAAAGTGATTCAGAAGGTCGGGAAGAATAGCGTAAGCATATCATCCAGATATATAATCAAAAAGTTACAAAGATATGATGCTAGGAGAGATAGATGAAAGACATACGCCATTCTGCTCCAGTGGAAGCTTCTCAAGGAACAACTCGAGAATGTCACGGTTCTCTGAATCATTTGCAAACCGTGCAAGAGACCTGATGGCAAATGTTCGAACTGTGGGTATCTTATCACCCGCACGTATCTTCATGCATTCTATCACCTCATCCCAAAGTTCGCTGCTGACTTCCATATCATCTGGCAACCGCATAATGATCTACACAGTGATAAAGATGTTCCTTTACtttctataaataataaaataaaattttaaattcaaatcaCATTTTTCACACTCAGAAAACGAATCAGCTAGGAACACTGAACGCTATTAGtctattttgaaaaatattccaTCCCATCCCTTCTGAAATGTCCATTTTCAACTCCAAAATTCCAGATACTGGCAGAAAAAGCAGAATGGAATCATAAATGCTAAGGTCGTTCCGTTGCAGTTCTTATTACCCAGCTTCGGCTCTAACTTAACTGTCCCAACCAGAATGAATTTTcgccaaaaaaaaatttaggcGAAGAAATTAAGTAAAACTAAATACACAAAAACCAACGAAAATCCAACCAGTAAAAAACACTGAAAATACAgggaaacaaaaacacaaacgCGCCTCAGAAACAATCTGACAAGCCCTGAATCTGGCAGTCTTATTCGCCGCAGTTGCAGCCAACAGAAGAAACCTGAGGAAGTTCTCCAGAAATTCATCACCAGAATCGTCTTTATCGCTGCTCGAGCAAGCGAAAGAGGAGACGAACTTGATGGTGCGCTCGGAGGAGGAGTTTCTCCTCTGGAAATTGAAAAGTGGTACTAGGGCTTCGCAAAACGCCGCGCAGAATTCGGCCGGAGACGACAAGCGGAGAGCGAGGATTTCTTTGAGCTTGCGTCTGTGAGTGGCGTTGGAAGACCGGACTTCCTGGAGAATCGCAGCTATTTTAGCGGAAAGTTTCCGGTGGCCTTCCAATTGACCGATCGCCATTGTTGCTTTTGCTGGATAATTTTTGGGATTTGCTtttttgaaatgtttttgttttcaTGAATTCAATTTGAAGCGGGAAAACAATTCTAATTTTCATCAAACGGGCTTTTACACGGTCTCTACTTTTCGGGCCTAGTTTGGTGGTCAAGATGGGCCTTAAAACTAGGATAAGTTAAGGTTGTGATTTATAAGCCCACCTCGTTCCTAAAATTAGGCCTCTCCTCTTTTCCCCAATTTTCAATTTCATTCAAGTTGAAGATTTTAATTTTCGATTTTCATGGATTTGGAATTCTACTCCTATGTGATTATTCCGCTTACTATGCTTCGTATTGATGATAATTGAAGGAAAAAAGTTGCAATCTTGGGGTGGAAATTGAATGGGGATGAAGAACAGGGACTCTTCAATTGGGGCTTCGATTTCTGGATATTTTTACTCAAATTgattactactataatttataattatgcaATTAGCATTAGGATAAGATGATATGTGGataaattgtgcatcaaaaCATCCAAATTAGATATGCTGAATTGATTTAATCACTTTTCAACTTGAATGTGTGTTTTATACTGGTCTACAATTATACTTATTACGAGAATTTATTGCCTTCAAGTttaacaaattttctaaatCTACTAAAAATCTTTTAAGTAAGACTTACCTACTTTTGAACATAGGTCATATACTTATGATTAGCTTGTGTATATGATTTGAGACTCGTTGGATTTTGTTTGGTTGAATTACAAGAATCTATAGGAATATGGGCTAACCAACTAAGGGGATATATGAATAAGTTTACTAATTAGCTATAAAATGTTACTATATCAAAAAGTTTAAGgcaaatagaaaaaaatgggAAATGTAAATCTTGTTAATTTGTGAAAGTGTGCAAACTGAACAGAAGCGAGCATGTCATTCAAAGGAAGGAGgggccgcggccgcggccaTGGTGGGCCGCCTAGAGCCGAGGATAAGATAGGCGTTGTGACGTATTCCATGGAAGAAGTAGAGAAGTAATACTGAGATAAGGCCATGCCACTGTAATTTTGGCTTCATCCCAAAAATCGACGTTTGATTTTCTCCAGCTCCGCTAGAGCTTCTTTCATGCTAATCCTGTCACTAGAGATTTCTGCTGAGCATTTGAAAGCCAACTCAAATATAGATGCTGCGGATTCCAAAATTTTTTCGCCATCTTCTATGTCGACATTCGCTACTAAGTTGGCATCTATAACTCGATATGCTGATTGTGGAACTGAACTTCTGATCCAACTCTGCAAGCTTTGATCTCCAGCAAACATATCCTCACTTGGTTTTTTTCTTGTAAAGGTTTCCATTAACATCACACCATAGCTATACACATCACACCTGGTGGATACTAGGCCTCCCAAACCATATTCTGGAATCACAAAAACAATGTTCTGTTAAAAGACATGATTTTCTTGAAAGTATTTTATGCATAGAATTCACCTGGAGCAATGTAACCAAGTGTTGCAAGAGTGTGTGTCAGCACAACACTGCCCCCCTCGCATAACAGTTTCGATATGCCAAAATCGCAAACATGACCAACCATTTCATCATCTAGTAAGACATTACTAGGCTTCACATCACAATGAACAACCGGAGCCCCACAGCCATGATGAAGATATTCCAAAGCCGCTGCAACATCAATCATTATGTTCATCCTTTGTATGAAATCCAAGAA is part of the Salvia splendens isolate huo1 chromosome 22, SspV2, whole genome shotgun sequence genome and encodes:
- the LOC121786059 gene encoding 15.7 kDa heat shock protein, peroxisomal-like, translating into MAVFGDPFRRFILSPTVYRSSPGSTALLDWFESPTAHFFKINVPGYNKEDVKVQVENGNILVIRGEGGKAEFGEAKDKEKDIVWHVAERNTFGNGKGEFYREIGLPEDVKLDQIKAQLHNGVLTVIVPKDATNKPPKLRNINVTTKL
- the LOC121787000 gene encoding condensin complex subunit 3-like isoform X2, which gives rise to MAIGQLEGHRKLSAKIAAILQEVRSSNATHRRKLKEILALRLSSPAEFCAAFCEALVPLFNFQRRNSSSERTIKFVSSFACSSSDKDDSGDEFLENFLRFLLLAATAANKTARFRACQIVSEIIMRLPDDMEVSSELWDEVIECMKIRAGDKIPTVRTFAIRSLARFANDSENRDILELFLEKLPLEQNGDVRKILVLSLPPSSETLSMIIDCTLDVNESARKAAYCVLASKFPLQSLSIKLRATILQRGLAERSAAVAKECFRMMKDEWHEKCCNGDPIELLKFLDVETYESVGETVMSTLLKAGLVKLQDGQTLREFIAPGGDSAEGGNCSHSIELMDAEVAVFWRVVCRHLNIEAHKKGSDAAMTMGTESTVYAEEASHNNDLLDRILPASVSDYVELVNAHIVAGANYRFVSRQLLLLGTMLDFSDVSNRKVASVFLQDLLHKALDHELDESGNEVIIGDGFNLGGEKNWAAAVAELCKKVHAAAGEFEEVVLNVVEELAQPCRERTADWKKWLHCLAVVGLLLENTTSFRHMQGNAIDPTEILHSLLLPGAKHSNLDVQRASVRCLGLFGLLERKPNEDIGKQLRCSFVKGPSTVSIMAAKALLDLAIWHGPDEMDKVMNCNLSSDIHDDEVSSTLFEFGEGHEDSNFELLDLLCVGLEHDWDDLEEIEDHQSIQDVLGEGLAKILLLSNKFPGSHTSKHHLILAKLIRLYFSSDNEEFQRLKQCLSVFFEHYPSLSINHKKCLAKAFMPVMRSLWPGINGNAAGSTMMVSNMRKIAVQASRFMLQMIQAPLLAKDSTSTEENKSENPSVETCLSLDLESEEEGLAVRIAVEVASFDAKKTAAEKSYVAALCKILVLLQFRVSEQGVIKLMRRILSRASAVVAAEKDLTKELRHMAEHLKAIDRNPDEQLSSEQASQILEKLELTFNLEKDDSTEAAPTPAPQSIRPRPTRRRARAHKDSSSNDEGSPTSVVPNTPVIGTRSQRASKTAAMSKMAAKTTVKIDEYGSEDDEDEALAEVTSEDDSDASV
- the LOC121787000 gene encoding condensin complex subunit 3-like isoform X1; amino-acid sequence: MAIGQLEGHRKLSAKIAAILQEVRSSNATHRRKLKEILALRLSSPAEFCAAFCEALVPLFNFQRRNSSSERTIKFVSSFACSSSDKDDSGDEFLENFLRFLLLAATAANKTARFRACQIVSEIIMRLPDDMEVSSELWDEVIECMKIRAGDKIPTVRTFAIRSLARFANDSENRDILELFLEKLPLEQNGDVRKILVLSLPPSSETLSMIIDCTLDVNESARKAAYCVLASKFPLQSLSIKLRATILQRGLAERSAAVAKECFRMMKDEWHEKCCNGDPIELLKFLDVETYESVGETVMSTLLKAGLVKLQDGQTLREFIAPGGDSAEEGGNCSHSIELMDAEVAVFWRVVCRHLNIEAHKKGSDAAMTMGTESTVYAEEASHNNDLLDRILPASVSDYVELVNAHIVAGANYRFVSRQLLLLGTMLDFSDVSNRKVASVFLQDLLHKALDHELDESGNEVIIGDGFNLGGEKNWAAAVAELCKKVHAAAGEFEEVVLNVVEELAQPCRERTADWKKWLHCLAVVGLLLENTTSFRHMQGNAIDPTEILHSLLLPGAKHSNLDVQRASVRCLGLFGLLERKPNEDIGKQLRCSFVKGPSTVSIMAAKALLDLAIWHGPDEMDKVMNCNLSSDIHDDEVSSTLFEFGEGHEDSNFELLDLLCVGLEHDWDDLEEIEDHQSIQDVLGEGLAKILLLSNKFPGSHTSKHHLILAKLIRLYFSSDNEEFQRLKQCLSVFFEHYPSLSINHKKCLAKAFMPVMRSLWPGINGNAAGSTMMVSNMRKIAVQASRFMLQMIQAPLLAKDSTSTEENKSENPSVETCLSLDLESEEEGLAVRIAVEVASFDAKKTAAEKSYVAALCKILVLLQFRVSEQGVIKLMRRILSRASAVVAAEKDLTKELRHMAEHLKAIDRNPDEQLSSEQASQILEKLELTFNLEKDDSTEAAPTPAPQSIRPRPTRRRARAHKDSSSNDEGSPTSVVPNTPVIGTRSQRASKTAAMSKMAAKTTVKIDEYGSEDDEDEALAEVTSEDDSDASV
- the LOC121786559 gene encoding probable LRR receptor-like serine/threonine-protein kinase At3g47570, with amino-acid sequence MLISLDLGYNNFTEYGLGGLVSTRCDVYSYGVMLMETFTRKKPSEDMFAGDQSLQSWIRSSVPQSAYRVIDANLVANVDIEDGEKILESAASIFELAFKCSAEISSDRISMKEALAELEKIKRRFLG